The Dyadobacter sandarakinus DNA window TGTACGTCCACGACAAGCCGGTACTGGAACTGGGTGGCCCTGGCGAGTATGATGAAACCGGTGCAATGCCTGCCTGGTTTGTGGACATGCCAAATGGTGACATCTGGCTCTATTATACAGGCTGGAACCGCACCTGGAATTCATACCGACTTTCAATGGGTCTGGCAGTAAGTCATGATGGCGGTATCAACTTCAAAAAAATGTTCGTTGGTCCGATCATGGACCGTAGTATACAAAACCCGCTCTGGGCTGCTCAGCCGTCAGTAATGCGGGAAGATGATGGTACCTGGCGTATGTGGTACATTTCGGGCCACAAATGCGAGTACATTCATGATTATCCGGAACCTTACTATCGCGGGCAGTCTGCGACTTCAAAGGACGGGATCCACTGGGAAATCAGTGATGTGCCTGCATTGGACTTTGATGATTTTCTTCATGCGGTAGGCAGGCCCAGCGTGTTTAAGGAAGACGGGATTTACAAGATGTACTATTCATACCGGCACACCCGTGATTACCGCACCGATCGCAACCAGAGCTACCGGCTTGGATATGCCGAATCCCTGGACGGCACGCATTGGGAAAGAAAAGATCACCTGGTAGGAATTGCAAAATCCGAGCATCCCGGGGATTTTGACTACGAAATGATTGATTATGCTAATTACTACCAGCACAACGGCAAAAAGTATTTGTTGTACAATGGAAATGGTTTTGGTGCAGCAGGTTTCGGGTATGCAGTCTGGGAGGACTAATACCATAAAAATGGGTAACTTAGGTCATGATTTTGATGAGAAATAACCTGTAAATTTGAAGAAATGCCGGAGCTTCATGCGCCGGGTTTTTCAATAATTTAAAACAATCATTGCAATCCGATGAGTACACTTCAGGAACAATTCAATAATGACGGTTACGTACTGCTGCGCGGTTTTCTCGATCAGGAGGTAATTGAAAATATATACCGCGATGCACGGAAAATCTTTGCAGCGCAAATCAAACGGGTGACCGGCAAGGTGGTGGACATCGACGATCGCGATGTTTTTGAAAATGCCATGTTCGAATTCTTTGAAAAAGACTTTGAAGCTTTTGTGAACACAGGCAAAACGGTACAGCACGCTTTTTCGCTGCACCGGCTCGGGGTTGATCCCAAAATCGAAAACCTGCTAAAAGAAGTAGGGCTTACCAACCCGATTATAGGTGCCCGGGCTGCAATGCAGTTTAACAGCCGCTTTTTATCCAAAGATGGCAGCAAGCACTGGAAGCTGGATGCGCATCAGGACTGGCGTACCGGGCAGGGATCACTGGATAGTGCCGTGATCTGGTTCCCGATGGTAGATGCTGGTGCCGACCTGGGTGCATTACAGGTAATTCCCGGAAGTCATAAGGCAGGCTTGCAGGAGTCGTCGGCCTCCGGTTATCAGGGTGGTATTACAAACTCGATTGAGGAAGACAAGTTTGTGCAGACGGAGTTTAAGGTGGGTGACATGCTTATTTTTTCCGCTTTTCTTATCCACCAGTCAGGCAATAATATCACGCGTAACATCCGGTGGTCGGTACAGTTGCGGTATAACAATCTCGACGAGCCTACATTTATTGAGCGCGGTTACCCGATGGCTTACATTTACAAGCCCGAAACGGAATTGGTTACACCCAACTTTCCAAGTGTGGAGCAGCTGAAAGAAGTGTTCAGCTGATGAAAGTTTCCGTTTGTGTACCTACGTACAACCATGAAAAGTATATCGCCCAGATGCTGGACGGTGTACTGATGCAACAGACAAGCTTTGACTTTGAAATTGTGATTGGCGACGATGGTTCCACAGACAACAATCCGAGGATCATTCAGGAATATATGCAGAAACACCCGGGCAAAATCCGGGCTTTTT harbors:
- a CDS encoding phytanoyl-CoA dioxygenase family protein, which codes for MSTLQEQFNNDGYVLLRGFLDQEVIENIYRDARKIFAAQIKRVTGKVVDIDDRDVFENAMFEFFEKDFEAFVNTGKTVQHAFSLHRLGVDPKIENLLKEVGLTNPIIGARAAMQFNSRFLSKDGSKHWKLDAHQDWRTGQGSLDSAVIWFPMVDAGADLGALQVIPGSHKAGLQESSASGYQGGITNSIEEDKFVQTEFKVGDMLIFSAFLIHQSGNNITRNIRWSVQLRYNNLDEPTFIERGYPMAYIYKPETELVTPNFPSVEQLKEVFS